The genomic region TTTTATTAAAGTCATGTTAAATGATaactttataataattattaataaaccataataggaaattttttaccaaaaaaaatatattttttcgtTTAAAAATAGTTACTAAACTAAAAGGCATCTGATATCCTTTTccattttattattcagttaTTCAGTCCAACTACATCCGAATGGACTCTGCTAAAAACGGTTCCAGCAGAACCTATTCACTCTTCTTTCGTTTTACACGAAACCTAAGAATTCAGCTttgcttgtgagttgtgaaTTGTGATAAAAATCCTCCGAAAGTTCCGCACGCATACTTTATATTCTGAGTTGTGAACCGGAAGGTATCGTTTAACTACTTTGTTCCACAACTGGTTCTCAATTGTTTTGTACTTTCCTTGAGGACTTTCGGAGTGTTCGATACAGTTTCTTGTTCTGTCTTGTAGTTGGCTTTCTGTGTTTAATTGGAGTTTTTGTGTCTGTCCTAAAATTGTAGTTTTTGGGTTCAGCCAAAATGGGGTTTTGGGTCTATCAATCTTGATTGAAAGTTGAATGTGAAAAGTTTGTGGAATTGTAATGAACCCATTTCGATTTTTGATTTGAAGTTCCTGTTTTTGTTCCAATATTCTAGTTTCTGTGTAAAGAAATCATGGGTTTGGGTATATCAACTTTGATAGGATTGAAAGCAACTGTTCTGTTCTTGTCCTTTGCATACCTTAGAAACAGTGACTTAACATTGTTATCATTACCATTCCTGTATGCTTCTTTGGTAGATTTCTTAGTTTCCATTGCTTCACTCCCATCCATTGATCTTCCCTTGCTCTTGGGCAAGAACCCAGATGGGACCTTCCCCATTTTGTCCAAAATAATGTTTAGCCCGTACTTGAACTTTGTTCGGGGTTTCTCAGCATTGCGGAGATTGAAAAGTGGGGAAGATCCTTATAGTGAAGTTAGTGAGGGTTTGTATGTTGGTGGATGGCCATATTCTCCAGATAAATTGCCCCCGGGTAACCCTGCAGTTATCGATTGTACCTGTGAATTGCCAAGAATGCTGGAATTCTCGGGGCATGCCTATTTGTGCATTCCGGCTTGGGATACAAGGGCTCCTAAGCCAGCTGATATCGCAACTGCTGTTCGGTGGGCTTGTCGAAAGAGAGCGCTGAATAGGCCTGTGTTTATCCACTGTGCATATGGTATATTACTTAACTTTGAAGCCATTTTATTGATTTCATAGACTGGAAGAGTAATGCTCCTCCTCTTTAATGCATAGTATGTTAGATcttctgtgttttttttctcatgGTTCAAACAGCATGATTAATTCTTCTTTTCACTTGATATGCTTTGCTTGGAACATCTACATGGTTAATGCATTAGGGTCTATGTAAGTGAGAACTCTGAGAAAGTCACCTAGATGCTTATATTAGCAGACCTAACTACTCAAATCAATATTATTTACTCGCAACCTAAGTACTTGATCACAAGGATAGTCAGATATATCTGTTTAGCCACAGGCCATCATTTCTTCTGTAATTGCATCAGAGGCACATTGGCACATTTCCCTTTTTCTTATTACAATTACAGCTTAAATAACATCAGCTTTAGTACGCGTTGTCATTTGCCTTTGTTGTAAATGACTTGTAATCTAAATCTTAGTACTGGTCTTTGATTTTGTCTTCAATTAGCTGCCTCTAGCTTTGTttatctctcttcttttcttttcttttttcttttttaattttaatctttaaaTGTTAAGTTTGACCATGCTCACATCATAAGAGTTTTTGTTTATTACCTGGGTTATTTGAACCCTGAAGAAACCTACAATTACAGCCATATTACAAAACTATGTGTCATCATAATACCCTTTGAAGGATATGCTACTtccatttataattttttaacacaaaCACAGTTGTCATGTTATCAAATAGGCATGGCCAATTGAACACATcgaccctatatatatatatatatgtatgtatgtatgtatgtatgtatgaagTCAATGCTTTTGTAAGTCTCAATTCCCGTCTTTATGAATGATCTGTTGAGGATATAACAAATGATTGTCTTTTGTATTCCTATTGGTTTCAATGATTCATATCTAACTCTAGTTTTACTGGACTTGTACTCAATCTTTTCCTCCTGTAATTCTAATTTAGAGTTATGTCAAAAAGGACTTCAATGTGATGTGACCCTTTTTTGGGGTAAGTCTCCAATGTGACCTTCATAAGATATGGCTTGGGTTTTATGCTGGCTGTCAAACTCTACTGCAGCTCTCCTGCTTTCTCCACATTTGAGACTGGCTATGTTAACTAAGCATGACAAAGGAGGAGTTTTGGATGTTAGAAAAATTTCTCTGCTGAATGTTTAAGATGCCTCTTTTTAGACCAGTTATGTATTTTTGCATAGCTAGTCCGAAGCCCAGATAAAGGAAAATGATTGTGGTAGATTGACATCCAGTGTAAACTTTTTTCATATCTTATGAACATggatttatatgattttaacATATTCAGTTTTTTCCCTTTACTGGGTGAAGCTTCCCATATGATCCACtaatcatctctctctctctctctctctcctttcgtTCATTTTCCTTTCCCAAGTAAATCTCTTTCCAGTTTCATTGCTTCATATAGATTTACAATGGGAATTTTTCATGATACTAGCCTTTTCTTGTCTTACATAAAAATTTCATAGTGAACTCTTGCTAGGTGTCTCTGGTTTAATTTTCCTATGTTTCTTTTCCTGCATTTCTCACATAGTTGCTTTTTAAGGCTGGACAGCGTAGCATCCAATTATGTCTTGTGAATTGAAAATGCTGAATACAATATATGTTAGTTTTTAGCCTGTCTTAGACGTGATTACTTTGCACATGTGCTCACACATACAAACAAGCCAGGGGGATTGAATGattcttgtttttttccttttgtagtTATTTTTCTCCCCTCTTTTGATGGAGAAAAGTCATGTAgaatttgataaatttgtttacaTATAAAGTCAATGACCCTGTTTCTTTTGGTGAAactattactaatttactatctTCATTTTCATCTCAGGAAATTAGGTGGAGACCGTGGGGTATCCTAGTTTAGTATTATTGTTAATTATGAGGCCATGTAAGTAGGCTAGGATTGTGGAGtgaattcaattgaaaattcaaatggGGTGGCTCTTAGTAATGTTCTCAGTTTTAAGGTCTCATGCTTTCTGGGGTTAGCAGCCTTTGGAGTCTTTGTTGAGAGGTGACGAGAGCCGTATCTCATATTACTTGGGATACTTTTTCTATGATGCTCTACTGTCATGTTCTCTTCTAATGAAAtcattttgaactaaaatcccCGAGTGTGTGCCTAATGATAATTAGGGAACAATTGTTCTACCAttcaattagttatttttttgttgttgttgttgaatgaGATAGTTGATTTTTGCACTGAGTATGAATCTGGAGCCAGCAATGAGCATGGTTTGGTGTTTGTCAGTTGATTCTTCATGTATGGGGGTGGGTTGCTCTAGGAAAGGTGCACATGGACCCATATTAGAGTGCTGTCACTAATACTCATGTATCAGCTGGGACAGGGGATCCTGTTTGTAACCAGACTAAGAAAGTTCTGCAGCTGACTGCAAACTGGTACTTATATGCAACTTGTGGAAGAAGTTTCTTTTACTTGTATGCCATGTGGAGAAGGTTCAGGACAAAGTAATGCTGTTCTTCCACAAGGGGAGATGGCAAAATTTTGTGTGTTTCAATGGGAGGGTGAAAACACCTTGCCTTTCCTGGGATTTGGCATTTATATATTTTCCACATGACAAATTTCGTGCGGGCTGTGGAATATCTTATTGCTCGGATGTCCTGCAAGAATTAGGTACCAATAAAGTCTTTACAAAGAATTTTGCAGCCTGACTAGAGGTTAAAGGtacagaaaattttcaaataactaATATAATCAACTCCTATGCAGGCCTTAACTTAAAGTGATAAGGGGGAAATGGGTCGGCATGGGTCTCAGGTTCTCTTATTAAATTTCTGCCATTCTTACAAATAGTAAAACACTGCTGTTAACacagaattttatttttaggttgGCTGCTTAGTCTCCTTTTAAATTGGTTTCTAGCAAGGGGCATATGACCACTGCTTATTGGAGAGTAAATGCATATTACAACTAGTACTAAAAGAATCAGGACCCTacaattttctatataaactaagaaatttttttattctactgCTGTGAGTGTCGTCAGAATCATTTATATTGCTGATGAGAACTGTTGCTTTTTTTTAACATGCATTTCCTTCTGGCCTAATTTGTTGTCATGCTTGTGAGTAGTGAGGTGTTGTAGATTTATAGTTTaacttttcctctcttttttttctttttttttttctattttaggtCATGGAAGAAGTGTTGCTGTCATGTGTGCACTATTAGTGGCTCTAGGCAAGGCAGAAGATTGGAAAAACGCTGAGAGGCTAATTCGAGAAAGACGCCCTTATATCCATATGAATGCTCTCCAGCATATGGCCCTAGAAGAATGGTCAAAAAGCCAGTTATTTTCTCCTTTGAAGAATGGAGAAATGGATTAAGTTCATTAATTCTATCTAATGCTTCTTGTTGCTTGCGATCCAATAGGGctgcaaagaaaaatgaatgacaTGCTTCTTTTCATTGCATCAACTATTATTTCTAATTCCACACATCTAATTTTTGCAATTGAATTACTGTAATGACTTTCTAGTGGGtcttaatttgatttttggttgttactaaactttaaaatcaataatgtaaCAGTGACCAACTTCTGGATTCAAGAAGAATTTGTTCTGTGCCCACTGTAATATTATGACCTGCTCTAGTATCCATCTGAATATCCTCTGACCTCGAGTTCCTTGTTCAGTTGTATATTAGGAAGGTgtattatgtaatttttattataagagagagagagagagagagagtaaatcaAGAGGATATGTGATAGATCACACTTTGAGATCATTTTATGTAAAGATTGccataattttcctttttcacCTTTCTTAAAAGCTGCTTCTGGTGTTCGATGCATTTGGCATGGATTATGGCAGTTTCCCAGCACTTTATATGATGATTACAAGTGAAGTCCACAAGATATGAACTGCCATGTATCTCATGTCCAAAATTATGGGAATGAGCTAATCTGTAATTAGTATTATGGAAAATATTATCTGGGCATGTATAATCTTGCTATCATGTAAAGGTACGTCTCTCATGCAGAAAAAGGCTTTTTGgtgatcaaataaaattgtgtgAGGGAAGAATTTCATGCTTGTATCTAGagtttgagggaaaaaaaaatgaacaaagaagaagaagcaccCTAAGCATCTGGTTCTTTCAGACATGGTATAAAGCTTTGCTTAGAAGATGAAAAATGAAGGTAACCATGCATTACACTTGGACAATGTGCCTGTGCACCATCTCCCTTGAGTCTCTTGTTGGTTTTCATCCATCTCAAGCCTCATTCTTATTCTTTTACGGACaactagaaaatgaaaattcaatgcTTTTAAGATGGCCCTTTCCTTTGACTTAGCGCAATCTCATGTTAAATTTTTGGGAGAGTTCAAAAACTAATATTGCAAAATGCTAACCGTGAATAAAGCGACAATTACCCCATGAAATAAACAGCAAGAATCAGTCACTAGCCTCCTTACCAAAACAAGGATCAGAATATGTCGTTCTCTAGACAAAGTTGAGGTTATTATTCTAAAGTTATGTTTGCTTAACATGGAGATTTAGCTTGGAACTGTGTTCACAATTTTGTAGTCCCACCAAAAGTATGAAAATTGCAAGTAATTTAGCATAATAAAAGAATGGTTAATACAAAACAAGATATAATCAGTTAATCAGAAACTGTAAACACTACCATCTATATGTATTGTATGATACTTTAGGCAACATTTTGAACTGGCCAACACAAACAATAGATTCGTACATACCATGCAGGCCTAACCTTGAATTTATAATATTGTTCAATTATACAAAAGTCCTGATGTCAACTGTGTATTAAGAGATTTATGTTGAACTAGCAACACTAATTTTATGCCTCTTACTTCAAATTTCTTCTATTCTATTTTagtaattcaaaaattataCTAAAGCTGACCATACAACTCCGAATAAATCTTACTGTCTCCAGGCAATCAAAGGAAACACATACCTAAGCCACTATGACGtatgatcaattcaaccaatgACAGATAATTAAACAAGTAATAGACCATCCCACATTGAGACATATGCCATATATCAGATAGCATATCAAATAATTTGAATTCCACAAATTCTACAAGCTGTAGCATAAATGCTTCCAGGCCATTTCTATAAATCAGTCATCTTAGAGACATAAATTTCTTTCTGTAACCATTTCTATAAATCAAAGGCATGTTAGAATTCAAACTCTATCTAAAAAGAATTCTGAAGCCGATCTTTCTCTCGTCATTTTGGTTGATAGAAATCTCAAATCTCCATGGTCTGATTAAAGCTTTCCAAGTCGATGTAAAACATAAATTCAGCTTCCCAATGTAACTCCCAcattaattttctagaaaataaaataagtatatGATGTTAATAAGAAGTAGTGGTCCTTGCACCATTATATAGCAAGCATGAGATAATAGCATCCCTTATACATCACTTACGGGCCAGAAACCAACAAAGACCATGTAAATAAATTAGCTTCTTGTCATCAATATTAAGGTTAAATGTAGTTCATAAACCAACCAAGGCCATGTTGCTGGAAGCAGGGAAAGTAGGAGCATGACCTTGGAATGGTGACATGCTCACTAGATAGCACTTGGCTACTCCTTTTCCACATTCTCAGTTTTAGAGCTTCTTTTATACtcttctgttttgttttttgtttttttttttttcttttaatttaaagtGAGGAgagcactaatctaactctttGTAACACTACCAGAGGAACACACTAGCGAAAGAATGGCCAAGCATTGTTTTTTGTTAACAATGACAGACTAGGGTATGTGCACAACAACTATCCATatacaaatatcaaatattaattaataatagctACAAAAGGATTAGGTAAACCTATATAAAAATCAAAGTTTTTAGCAATACTGTCATGCCAAATACTAAACTAAGAGAAATAACAATGGTTTCACTTCATCCATACCACTAATGATTTCACTTCTTATATGCACGCCACCATCTGCTTAGTAAGATGCCACATTTGCTCCATCAAGTAAAATAAGGCTCTCCATGAAAGTAGCCACATATGAAGGATGTTGGATATCAGGATCCTTCTTCTCATGTAGAGTTTCAGTGTCAACCAATACAAACTCAAGTTCCGGCCCCTCTACTAGTTCTTTGCAGTAGAAAACCAGAAGTGAACCATACTCAGTAAAGCCAAAGAAACAAGCTATTCTTTGAAATGACACAACGCAAAGTTTATTCCAAGAGTCAACTACACCATACTCCTTCATCACCCACACGGAGTATTGGCTTGGAAAGCCAGGTTGTTCATTATATTCATATGTAATGAAAGTCAGTTTCCCTTTGAATGATGCAAGAAATCTCTCACAATTGTTTGCCTTGATCAAACAATCAGGCAATGCTAGCTTACTGAATTTCTCACTATTGACATCAAATGCCATAATCAATTCACTTCTGCCATCCTCTCTGATACGTGCCAACCAATGCAAAGCTCCACAAACCAATGGGACTGGCAAAATAAATTTTCCATAACCGAACATAACATCTGTTGTCAACTCGATCCCAACCCTTTTCCATGAATCGGAACTTAACGTGTACACCTCAATCTCCTTTGTAGACAAAGGAGTCGACAAAATCCTCACAACCTTGTAGTCATTATTCTCAGAATGATACGCAAATCCGAGTGTAACATTCTCTAACTTTCCTAAGCAAGTACGAGGCAACTTCTTGAATTTTCTAATGCTGGGGttccacaaatatataacattaaCACTCCCGAAATCAGCGAGACACAATAAGCCATTGCATGAACCGACTAGTTGGGCAGGCTCAGAATAAAAATCAAAGGGAATTTGAACCTCCGAAATCCTATCAAATGTACAGTCGAAAGCGACGGTACAGACTGGTCTGTTGTTAGAAGACCACCAAAAAGAAGGATTCGATGGCATGTGTATGACATAATCATTATCATGGGaatctttgttgttgttgtgattaAGGTGGGTGGAGATGAAATAAGGGGTGGTGATTGAGGAGTCCCAGGATTTGGAAACGCATCTGAATCTTATAACTGATTTCACAGGTAGTCTTCCGAGGATGTGGAGTACGACGTCGTCTGGGATGCTCCGTTGGAGAATCGTTGGTTTCATCGTTTGGGACACAAACAAAAGGAGTATTACTTGGGGTACTTAGGTTCAGACACCTAAACAATGTCGTTGTTTCGAGGATCAAAATTTAGATCAGACTAAACGGTGACCTAATCTTGACTTGTGAATACTATTCTTCTCGCCATTGAAGCttccttttataattttttttttttttaattactcgATAATTTGGGAGAGTGagatttatatataatagtaaagaCTCTTTTGagttaaatttggattttttttttttttttttttttttttttttttttttttttgtagacagtaacacaaacaaaacacGAATACtgcattattttttcttctcaaaatatttaaaaaaaaattactgcaTGATTTTTTATGGGTTCATGTCTCAAAGCTAGTCTACAAatctataaatataataatttaaatccattataattttggattactacatttttcaatcaaaaaaaaaacttaagggtGTAATGAGTAAATTATTTCATCCAAAACGTAAAACACTCATCACGCTCCTAGGAATTtctgtaattgaaaaatgtaataatttcaaattataatagatgcaaattattaacctttacaaaaaaaataaaaataaaagagcaatTTGAAAACCATCAAGAGAATGATCCAGTTTTTTAGGCAacattttagtgggagttaaagatgtatctacttataaaaaaaatgtatatatctatttagtttagtttagttttttttttttatatttagttttgtttataGATAAACATGGGGTTTTTTTCTTAAGGAAAAAAACAGCAGCAATGTGTATATatctatctatttttttatttaacttatttttctatttaaaaataaaaacaataaacgtatagttactttgaagaagtgggttagtggaagagtgttcctattttgtaggcaatgttttaatgcaagttaaacatgtttttttaccaaattattctttaattttgtctctacttaaacttaggggtgtaagggtattttgtaacaaagaaaaatccagtccaaacaggggaagctccttaaataatagtatagataaatatatatatatatatacacacacacacacatatatatagccGAAACTCATACAAAAatccaattatattttaattgaattctcAATTTTGCGTCACGtgtctcttttaatttttaatttcgtgccaagtgaattattgagtgtaaaaatcaaagagtccaaatccaattagattctaaattagatttcaattaaagtctaatttttcACCTCATGttcatctaagtttttaatt from Castanea sativa cultivar Marrone di Chiusa Pesio chromosome 11, ASM4071231v1 harbors:
- the LOC142614480 gene encoding uncharacterized protein LOC142614480, whose translation is MGLGISTLIGLKATVLFLSFAYLRNSDLTLLSLPFLYASLVDFLVSIASLPSIDLPLLLGKNPDGTFPILSKIMFSPYLNFVRGFSALRRLKSGEDPYSEVSEGLYVGGWPYSPDKLPPGNPAVIDCTCELPRMLEFSGHAYLCIPAWDTRAPKPADIATAVRWACRKRALNRPVFIHCAYGHGRSVAVMCALLVALGKAEDWKNAERLIRERRPYIHMNALQHMALEEWSKSQLFSPLKNGEMD
- the LOC142617990 gene encoding putative F-box/LRR-repeat/kelch-repeat protein At1g11620, with the translated sequence MKPTILQRSIPDDVVLHILGRLPVKSVIRFRCVSKSWDSSITTPYFISTHLNHNNNKDSHDNDYVIHMPSNPSFWWSSNNRPVCTVAFDCTFDRISEVQIPFDFYSEPAQLVGSCNGLLCLADFGSVNVIYLWNPSIRKFKKLPRTCLGKLENVTLGFAYHSENNDYKVVRILSTPLSTKEIEVYTLSSDSWKRVGIELTTDVMFGYGKFILPVPLVCGALHWLARIREDGRSELIMAFDVNSEKFSKLALPDCLIKANNCERFLASFKGKLTFITYEYNEQPGFPSQYSVWVMKEYGVVDSWNKLCVVSFQRIACFFGFTEYGSLLVFYCKELVEGPELEFVLVDTETLHEKKDPDIQHPSYVATFMESLILLDGANVASY